Proteins from one Gilliamella sp. ESL0443 genomic window:
- a CDS encoding A24 family peptidase — MAVMIFCVGLAVGSFLQVAYWRYSPSQSLFDYLIAITFPRSSCPHCQHSLSAWQLIPVLSWLILKRRCYFCQQKIAFCYPIFELAVAGLFLLIYLNKDLNFQSMLLMLLASYFLLLALIDFRYFLLPDFFTQPLMWGGLMMAYFDLNSLTISDALTGIFCGYLMLKLPAVCYFCLTKREGLGDGDIKLAAALGAWLPYQLIPLLLIMASLSGIVFFIFAKYKQTKYKQNMHDMIAFGPFLLLSGYLIIFSL; from the coding sequence ATGGCTGTCATGATTTTTTGTGTTGGGCTTGCTGTCGGTAGTTTTTTGCAAGTTGCTTATTGGCGATATTCGCCTTCACAATCTTTGTTTGATTATTTAATCGCTATCACGTTTCCTCGTTCTTCGTGCCCACATTGTCAACACTCACTTTCTGCTTGGCAGTTAATTCCAGTGCTATCATGGTTAATATTAAAAAGGCGATGTTATTTTTGTCAGCAAAAGATCGCTTTTTGCTATCCAATTTTTGAGTTGGCTGTAGCGGGATTATTTTTACTAATATATTTGAACAAAGATCTCAATTTTCAAAGTATGTTATTAATGCTACTTGCGAGCTATTTTTTGCTTTTAGCACTGATTGATTTTCGCTATTTTTTACTGCCTGACTTTTTTACTCAACCGTTGATGTGGGGTGGGTTGATGATGGCTTATTTTGATTTAAATTCATTAACCATTAGCGACGCTTTAACAGGGATTTTTTGTGGTTATTTAATGCTTAAATTACCTGCTGTCTGTTATTTTTGCCTAACTAAACGAGAAGGTTTAGGCGATGGTGATATCAAACTCGCTGCAGCTTTGGGGGCTTGGCTGCCTTATCAATTAATTCCATTATTGTTAATTATGGCTTCATTGTCAGGCATAGTCTTTTTTATTTTTGCAAAATATAAGCAAACTAAATACAAGCAAAATATGCATGACATGATCGCCTTTGGTCCTTTTTTGTTGTTATCTGGTTATTTAATCATTTTCAGTTTGTAA
- the hofC gene encoding protein transport protein HofC, whose protein sequence is MKRIYFWYDINFHQNKIIATSKQDVKRQLLLQGKIAIKIRAGSIITKKSFNPSDLLIITKQLATMLKAGLSIIDSLRLLLDDQPKPQWQYLLSDISQQIAKGESLSSVLKQYHSVFPALYCEIIAIGELTGQLDHSFEQLTAHLEKSLQLQRQIRKAMRYPLFLLSVSVVVIIVMMFIVLPKFADVYQSFDAQLPYFTQLVIDIANKVQQNGVLILLVPSLGYFLFQRFFKVRYQLTIDRQKLALPLLGQVIQSQCLMQIFHTLAITQQAGIPLLTGLRASANTTGNSYYRDIIKKMISGIEQGNAFSQMLSSYFPKLCVQLVHAGEESGALDVMLNNLSLYYQQQNQTLTDNLIKAFEPLLMLFLAVIIGGLVIAMYLPVFQMGEVIH, encoded by the coding sequence ATGAAGCGGATCTATTTTTGGTATGACATTAATTTTCATCAAAATAAGATTATTGCCACATCAAAGCAAGATGTGAAAAGACAGCTATTATTGCAAGGGAAAATCGCGATTAAAATTCGTGCCGGTAGTATTATTACTAAAAAAAGTTTTAATCCGAGCGATTTGTTAATTATCACAAAACAGTTAGCCACTATGTTAAAGGCAGGATTATCGATTATTGATAGTTTGAGATTACTTCTTGATGATCAGCCTAAACCTCAATGGCAGTATTTGTTATCAGACATTAGTCAGCAAATCGCCAAAGGTGAATCACTGTCATCTGTTTTAAAACAATATCATTCGGTATTTCCTGCGCTTTATTGTGAAATTATTGCTATTGGTGAATTAACCGGACAACTCGATCACAGTTTTGAACAACTAACTGCGCATCTTGAAAAATCATTGCAATTACAAAGACAGATTAGAAAGGCAATGCGTTATCCGCTTTTTTTATTGTCAGTGTCAGTAGTGGTTATTATCGTGATGATGTTTATTGTATTACCAAAATTCGCCGACGTTTATCAAAGTTTTGATGCTCAATTACCTTATTTTACCCAGCTAGTGATTGATATTGCTAATAAGGTTCAGCAAAATGGTGTACTCATATTATTAGTGCCATCGCTGGGTTACTTTTTATTCCAGCGTTTTTTTAAAGTCCGCTATCAACTCACGATTGATCGGCAAAAATTAGCATTGCCGTTATTGGGGCAAGTGATTCAATCACAATGCTTAATGCAGATTTTCCATACATTAGCCATCACTCAGCAAGCAGGCATTCCATTACTAACAGGGCTTAGAGCTTCGGCAAATACAACAGGAAATAGTTACTATCGTGACATCATCAAAAAAATGATTAGCGGTATTGAACAAGGCAATGCTTTTAGTCAGATGTTATCGTCCTATTTTCCTAAACTTTGCGTGCAGCTAGTTCATGCTGGGGAAGAGTCAGGCGCATTAGATGTTATGCTTAATAACTTATCCCTCTACTATCAACAACAAAATCAAACTTTAACCGATAATTTAATTAAAGCATTTGAACCTCTATTAATGTTATTTTTAGCTGTCATCATCGGAGGATTAGTGATTGCGATGTATTTACCGGTTTTCCAAATGGGCGAGGTGATTCATTAA
- a CDS encoding M20 aminoacylase family protein, whose protein sequence is MTSTTAKSIAALKDEMITWRHQIHSHPETAFEEKQTTQFIIEKLKSFGITELYTDFAPTGVVGVIHGKNKGRTIALRADIDALDIVEENKIGYCSKIPGKMHACGHDGHTATLLGAAKYLSANRDFSGTVVVVFQPAEENEGGGRVMVENGLFEKFPIEAVYGMHNQPNLALNHFLINHGPVMASYDVFEIKITGVGSHAAAPHLGRDTILTATNIVNSLQTIVSRNLNPTDSLVISVTQIHSGDTWNVLPQHAVIRGTVRALSAEDQDLAEERIKHISTGTALTFCTKAEVDYQRRYPATINHAKQADIAIKVAQKLVGNDKIVIDSPPTMGSEDFAFMLQKVPGVYIKIGAGEGANLHNPSYNFNDELLITGAQYFVEIVHQELGN, encoded by the coding sequence ATGACGAGTACTACCGCTAAAAGCATTGCTGCATTAAAAGATGAGATGATTACATGGCGCCATCAAATTCATTCTCACCCTGAAACTGCATTCGAAGAGAAGCAAACAACCCAGTTTATTATCGAAAAGCTAAAATCGTTTGGAATAACCGAACTGTATACCGACTTTGCGCCAACTGGTGTGGTGGGGGTGATTCATGGTAAGAATAAAGGTCGTACTATTGCTTTACGTGCAGATATTGATGCGTTGGATATTGTTGAAGAAAACAAAATTGGTTACTGTTCAAAAATTCCCGGTAAAATGCATGCTTGTGGGCATGATGGTCATACTGCAACATTGTTAGGCGCAGCAAAATATTTAAGTGCTAATCGTGATTTTTCTGGTACGGTGGTGGTGGTCTTCCAACCCGCTGAAGAAAACGAAGGCGGTGGTCGAGTGATGGTGGAAAATGGTCTATTTGAAAAATTTCCTATCGAAGCTGTTTATGGTATGCATAATCAACCTAATTTAGCGTTAAACCATTTTTTAATTAATCATGGTCCGGTCATGGCATCATATGATGTTTTTGAAATTAAGATTACCGGTGTTGGTTCACATGCTGCTGCACCACATTTAGGTAGAGATACCATTTTAACCGCTACTAATATTGTCAATAGCTTGCAAACAATTGTCAGCCGTAATTTAAATCCAACTGATTCGTTGGTTATTAGTGTGACACAGATTCATAGTGGCGATACTTGGAATGTGCTTCCACAACATGCGGTGATTCGTGGAACAGTTAGGGCATTGAGTGCTGAAGATCAAGATTTGGCAGAAGAAAGAATCAAACATATTTCAACCGGAACCGCTTTAACGTTTTGTACTAAAGCCGAAGTTGATTATCAACGCCGTTACCCAGCAACTATCAATCATGCTAAACAAGCGGATATAGCAATTAAAGTTGCCCAAAAGCTTGTAGGTAACGATAAGATTGTGATTGATTCACCACCAACAATGGGGTCAGAAGATTTTGCTTTTATGTTGCAAAAAGTGCCGGGCGTTTATATCAAAATTGGTGCGGGAGAGGGCGCGAATCTTCATAATCCGTCGTATAATTTCAATGATGAGCTGTTAATAACTGGTGCACAATATTTTGTTGAAATTGTTCATCAAGAGTTAGGAAATTAA
- the ygfZ gene encoding tRNA-modifying protein YgfZ: MANSYYKQTSLSDWQLVKVSGMDNRTFLQGQVTADLSRINENSASFAAHCDAKGRMWSNFILFQRGEDIFYILRKSVAERQISELKKTAVFSKVTIEPVLDLNLVGLEDDAIDPSVISALGDHNCITIGGVTYIKLTSPKLRVIKVSSEPLPTDLQPSDHWLQLELEAGHAIIDAPNIESLLPQACNLQHFKAISFDKGCYCGQEMVARAQFRGANNRGLYLLKGHSKALPEIGDKLEYELEGNWREGGQVLAALKVGQNDEIYVQVVLANGLDSETKFRVKGQPDSELNL, encoded by the coding sequence ATGGCCAATTCTTATTACAAACAAACCTCCCTATCTGATTGGCAATTAGTCAAAGTATCAGGTATGGATAACCGTACATTTTTACAGGGACAAGTAACAGCTGACCTTAGTCGTATTAACGAAAACTCAGCATCATTCGCAGCACATTGTGACGCAAAAGGACGTATGTGGAGTAATTTTATATTATTCCAACGAGGTGAAGATATATTCTATATCTTACGTAAAAGTGTTGCCGAAAGACAAATTAGTGAATTGAAAAAAACGGCAGTTTTTTCTAAAGTAACTATAGAGCCCGTTCTGGATTTAAATCTAGTCGGATTGGAAGATGATGCAATAGATCCTTCTGTGATTTCAGCATTGGGCGATCACAATTGTATTACTATTGGTGGTGTGACTTATATTAAACTCACATCGCCTAAATTGCGAGTGATAAAAGTATCGTCTGAACCATTACCTACTGATTTACAGCCATCTGATCACTGGTTACAACTTGAATTAGAAGCTGGTCACGCTATTATCGATGCTCCTAATATTGAAAGTCTGCTTCCTCAAGCTTGTAATTTACAACATTTTAAAGCAATAAGCTTTGATAAAGGTTGTTATTGTGGGCAAGAAATGGTAGCTAGAGCGCAATTCCGAGGTGCAAATAATCGCGGGCTTTATCTATTAAAAGGTCATAGTAAAGCATTACCGGAAATCGGTGATAAACTTGAATATGAACTTGAAGGAAACTGGCGTGAAGGTGGTCAGGTCTTGGCGGCATTAAAAGTTGGGCAAAATGATGAAATTTATGTTCAAGTAGTGTTAGCAAATGGTCTTGATAGTGAAACAAAATTCAGAGTCAAAGGCCAACCTGATAGTGAATTAAATTTATAA